From a region of the Rhipicephalus microplus isolate Deutch F79 chromosome X, USDA_Rmic, whole genome shotgun sequence genome:
- the LOC119176919 gene encoding uncharacterized protein LOC119176919, with protein sequence MKTAVIFVITCVLLDTTSAGGGAGVSPFLGAAGSGFNGQGAALSPAQAANLVSALGGGGLNTALGGAGLLGPGGQLLAAPNGQGVSVPAPVATPIASVTFLKQPVVNLRYVTKPVIKYVKHPVATVHHAIRPVVRVGQAAGGISLNGHGLAGFTSALGGNGAAALNGLNGVKVNALKTQVHAAGANALAGPAKVGGVGLLEGPGFIGPGLHGHALLGPGAGRHVLEGHAGLELGGPGLGTLGLHHFAVHNLGLHGLGGPGFGAPMLTGLGGPGLVGIGVRHPALIGTGLGGFGYKGGPVFKNGLGNVGGGDGGTTLLGALGADGVDGAVAAIRTAYNLPPTVAVKSGGKRF encoded by the exons atgaaaaccgcc GTTATTTTTGTCATCACGTGCGTGCTTCTGGACACGACTTCTGCTGGAGGCGGAGCCGGAGTGTCACCTTTTTTGGGAGCTGCAGGAAGCGGCTTCAATGGACAGGGCGCCGCATTGAGCCCCGCTCAAGCAGCCAATCTGGTGTCAGCACTGGGTGGTGGTGGTTTGAACACTGCCCTGGGAGGAGCTGGTCTTCTTGGTCCAGGAGGCCAGCTGTTAGCAGCACCGAATGGACAGGGTGTGTCCGTTCCTGCACCAGTGGCCACGCCAATCGCTTCCGTTACATTCCTGAAACAACCCGTCGTAAACCTGCGGTATGTGACAAAGCCCGTCATAAAGTATGTCAAGCACCCAGTGGCCACTGTTCATCACGCAATTAGGCCTGTTGTCCGCGTAGGCCAAGCAGCCGGCGGAATCAGCCTTAACGGACACGGCCTTGCTGGCTTCACTTCAGCGCTTGGTGGTAATGGCGCGGCAGCACTCAATGGCCTCAACGGTGTCAAAGTGAATGCGCTGAAAACACAGGTGCACGCCGCTGGTGCCAATGCGTTGGCTGGACCAGCTAAAGTTGGTGGTGTTGGTCTGCTCGAGGGTCCTGGATTTATCGGCCCGGGACTTCACGGGCACGCTCTTCTGGGTCCCGGTGCGGGTCGTCATGTTTTAGAGGGGCATGCGGGACTAGAGCTGGGAGGACCCGGACTTGGAACCCTAGGGCTACATCACTTTGCAGTGCACAACTTGGGCTTACACGGTCTCGGTGGTCCCGGATTCGGAGCACCCATGCTCACAGGTCTCGGTGGACCAGGACTTGTAGGTATCGGTGTACGTCACCCTGCTCTAATTGGCACTGGGCTGGGTGGCTTTGGTTACAAAGGTGGACCTGTGTTTAAGAACGGCCTCGGAAATGTTGGTGGAGGTGATGGTGGTACTACACTTCTTGGTGCTCTTGGCGCAGACGGTGTAGACGGGGCGGTTGCAGCTATCAGGACGGCGTACAATTTACCTCCAACTGTAGCGGTAAAGTCGGGGGGGAAACGTTTTTAA